From Venturia canescens isolate UGA chromosome 3, ASM1945775v1, whole genome shotgun sequence:
ATCATTTGGGCATTGTGCATACTGTATTGACAACCGGTGCAGTAAGGATCTTTGCAGACCGGAACAAGGGCTTCGCCACCCGCGGGGGTCTTGACGCGGGCGTAACTTAGATAAGGACTTCCAGCACCCGGCGCCGCGGATGGATAGCCCAAAAGAGCTGCTGCTGCGGCTGCATGATGATGCGAAAATGGTGATGCTCCCGCAAACGGTGGCCTGAATGCTGGATTCTCGGCTAATCCTGGCGGGCAGCACAGCGGATTACCTGCACCGAAACCTGCCAATCCTGCGCTGTGCTTGTACGCGCCCAAATCTTTAGGATGTCTACCGCCCGATAGAATTTCCATTCCGGAACGAATGATCGGACTCGCGCCGTTATTGTTGCGCGGCGAGTCGTTCGACTTCTCACGCTCGTGCGACGAGACCGGAGTCTTGCGGTCACCCGACGGACTGTTACCCGTCGATCCTACCGCCGGTGTCGTCGTGTTTATTCCTTGATTCGACGATGGCGAAGCTGATTTTCTACCCATCGGCGTGCGACTCCCACTTGATTTTTTATCTACGTTGTTATTGTCACTCGGTGTCGTTGCACTTGCACACTCTTGACCACTCAAACTGTGAACACTTGCTTTCGATGCTGGCCTACCGTCATCCGAACCCGACGACTTTTTCGACAACACGTTCATCTCGTATGGTTTGAAACCCAAAGGTTTCGGTTCCGACGGACTCGATCGTGTACGTTCCATTTTTGCTGCTGGTGGTGATCGCGCGTTCGCCCCGGACATTCCCTTTGAGGATTTCTCCAGAGGAGATATCAGCGGTTTCGTCGGCGGGTCCGCGCCTATTTGACTGCAGGTTTGGACCAACATTGCCAGTGGACTCTTCTTCGCATCCAACTATAATATAATTgagggaaaaatgaattttaaatcattgaatttttaaaagacaatttttaacgaaaaaactatagaaaacatcaaattttacgaaatagGAAATATCGGCTGCGCCCCACGATTGAATCTCAAAAACATTTACATTGAACGGAAACGTGCTGGAAGTTGTTAGTACGTTTCACCGATCAGACTCTAAGATTGTATGAATGATATGTTTTACGTATCAATTGAAATGTCACATTTACTAACCGTTGTTGGAAGCGGAGACAGATAATCCGGTTGTAAGTACTGATTGTGTCCGGTGGTCAGCATACCGCCTTCCTCAAGCACAACCATTTGGTTCGATCACTTTATATAAATGTTATCCCCTTGTAAACAGGTGCACAAAAGATTAACACagcataaagaaaatattaaaGCACGGCACAGGCACACTTGTACGCAAACTTTCGATAAATATCTTccagttttttaaattatcacGTAAATATCCTTGTGAAACGAGGCTGCAGAAGAGCTTTATCAGCAGCTTCAGATTTCTCCACTGAATATGACGTTGTACAATTAGACTGAGTATCCTGATACGGTTATTGGTGAAACGCACACACTTCTCCGTGTCGAGAACTAGAGAGACGATGCGCACAGTACGGGATCCAAGCAAATAGTGGCGTACGTGTGGAGTAGCGTCGATGGCTGAACGCGACGGAGGAGCAACGCCGAATGCAGCGACGTCTAGTGAGTTAGTTGTCCCCACTCCTGGCTACAGTTGAGGGGAAAAGAGAAGGATGGAGGCTCCCGTCGGCTTTCATCTCTCCCACTCCGCAGGCATACGGTGTCTGAACGTGCGGGCTGGTTTTGTTGCTGCGAGTGGGGTGAAAACGTTGAGCTGCATGGCATATTGCTCTCTCGCTGCGGCGAGGTTGACGATGTGGCGGGGTTCTCTTCGTGTTCGCGCCGGGACGTTATAGCAGGGAGAGGGAAGAAAAGAGGAATGAGCGATGCGTAGGTGGGGGAGGAACAAGGAACAGAGTGGGGGAGAGACTCGGACGGAATTCTAATTCAACACGCCACCCATGATGTTGGTCCGACGATGACAGCTCCCATCCCGACTTTGATATTTCACCGCTTTTACAACCCAGCTTCCACTGTCTCCCGCCCACTCCTCCGCACCCGGGGCGCGATGCGGAACTGTCTTCTCCCTTCTCCACCGCCCCCTCCCCTTTCTCTTCATCATCGAGTCCCTTCTTGCGCCCTTTTCCCCTCTGTTCCCTTCTTTCTTCCAAGCAGGGGGCATCCGAACTCTCTATAAGGCACGccgagagagagacggagaaagagagtgatGAAGAAAGAGACGACACTACTCGAACGAAACTCGCAGTGGATCCCGGCAACCCGATATTTCATACCGTGAAacctgtctctctctctctctctctttacaCAGCAGGCTTAATAAGCAGCTTTCAAAATAGAAACGTAATGGGTCCCGACTACAGCGTCGAAAGccagacagagagagagagagagagatatgtTGAGCATGAGGGGAAACTACACACCGGTGAAGGGAGAACCACCCGGTTGATTGATTGCTCGACGTACGACTTACCGACTTCCACCACGAGTCACGAATGACAGCCACTTAGCCGCTGTTTGcctacaatttcgtgaaagcGTTTTAATTATCGCCCTGCAGCTTCGAGGGCTCCTGAcctcccctctctctctctctctctctctctcttcgcgtCGCCCCAACGTCTTTTACACATGACTTTATACTAAAATTCCTTCCATTATAACACTCTATCatataattttataaatgaaTGTTGCCGGAATTGGCGGATTTATCTCCCGCTGAATTTCCTCACGGTTTATATCAATCGAAAAGCTGACTGCATTTTTCAACGTCTTTggatattttcttcatttcctcGCATTACataatttcttccttttctgtggtttaaacatttttttcatatccaaTCTCCTTGTCAAATAAATTGATGGCAAGCTGAATACTAATTCCACAATTAAGCGTTGTTTAACTCGATGCCATCGAGAGAAACGATCACCATATTAGATTCTTCGGATTCGTTAGCGTGTTCTGCAGCTTTGAGCTAATTATCTCCGGCTCTGGTACTCCTCTCAACGCTATAGGAAATTCGATTAGATTCTTAACAGATTCTCATAACCATTCCTCGGATTCTCCGACACTTTCCTCCGTTTCAATATTGACTCGAACCTTTCGCAGGCTCTTTTCATTTGATTATTACTCCATGTCTCAAGTGTCAAAATAGATGAAGAAAATACAGTGAAGAGGATGGAAGAGAAACGAAGAAGCTCCAACTCCAGAGACTGAAACGCTCCAATCATTAACGCGAGTGGCGAATAATGTTCAGTATCTAATCGTTTCAGCATTTCTTCAGACTTCTTAGGGAATTCAGAAAAGCTTCTGACTACTttacaaacatttttaaagCGTGAAcggtatttgaaaaatttacgcAGTAATTGGAAACACAATAAGACCAAGAAATTTGCCTTTTTACACGGTGTCTCATACCGCTTTCATTCATATTTTAGTATCTCTGTATATGCATGCTGTTGAAGATGAGTGTTGGTCGCATATCTGTAGTGAACAATAATTAGCGATGGAACGCCACGGTTCCCTTGGCCGCGTGTGGGGAATGTCGAGCCCACAATAACTGAACACTAACTGAGAAATGCAAAGGTATGGCCCGACTCACGTTATCCTCGACCGCGTGCAAACGCAATTTAGCCTGAAGCTTgttactatttttctttttgtctttttttcttcttctttttcttcatcgtgTTCGTTAACTGCTCGTGCGCGGATTATCATAAATAAAATGGTAGTTTCGTCTCTATGtaactgtttttttctttcaaatcgaGTGTGACAAATCATTCGagggatttttttatttcacatttgTAACAACTGCAACTTTTTGGTctcttattattttgattttatttcattttaacgGTAAACACTTGTTACCAATGTTCGAtttttgtaacaaaaaaagctCGGTTGAACGAATATCTGAATGGATGCGGAGATGATAATCTGACATGAAATGGAGCTAGTGAAAATTCGGCCACACTTTATGTGTATAAAAGCGGGGAGTACACAAATGGTTAAAAATGGTGGAAAGATTCTCGGGAAAAAGAAGATGGTCGGAAGAATGACGTGGCATTGCCGGGTGTGCCCAGCAGGGTTGTTTTCGCGGGGGCTGTTCTTGCTAACTATCTTACGCCGACGTTTTCTCTCTGACGCTGACGGATGGGCTCACGGCTAATACGGTTCTCTTTGAAGTTCGCCGCTTCCTTCGCCAACGTTTTCGGCAGAATAGTTTCGCCTTCAGGACTCGGACTCAACATACGTATATATTACCACTGGTGAAAAATCCTGACAGCTACAAAAGAACCGCCTTGCCATCtctgaaaaaacatttctggctactgtgcgtaaaaaatcgaccATTTAGCGGGTTTACAACTTTGTTGAAATGTTATCAAATCCAGCGTAGAATGTTTCCGTCGTGAAAAAACCTTTTCGTACGaagtgttgaaaaattaacgaaGTAACATTcctttttaaattaaattagCATTTTCGTTCGTTAAACACGttcctttaattttttgatgcaCCGTTCTGTCTTTATTTTTAGCATGAAAAGTATATTTCTAGATACAAggttctaatgaatttttggtAGTCTATTTACAACGTTGAGGAAATAAACTCATTTTATGCAACCTTTTTCTTTACACTCAAGGTACTGAAATTCTGGGGGACGggaaattcaatttgaaaCTTGTACGTTGGcgacaaatattgaaatattgagTGAATCATTCAGTTGATATTTCGGATGACTAGAGTGCCCTAAATAAAATGCAATCCAAAGGGAAGGAGtcgcaataaaaataaactcgGTTCGAAAATAAACATGCCTATCGTAAAATACATCGTAACAATCCGAGAGTTATTGGTGGCTGTaataaacgagagaaaaatgaggTATGAAAGGTGTTGAAAATGAAGGGGAGGGCAGTGCAGTTTATAGAAATGAAGTTCATGCATCAATAAGTGCAAATATTTACCTTTTATTTTCAGTCCAAGTATTTTTCCTCATTCCTTGTACACTGCTTTGTCTCTCTTTCGCTTCCTGTAGGTTTTGACAAAGTAATTATTTCACGTTTCTTCGTTCATGTGAATGAGAAAATTGTTCTATATCCTGCAATCGGTCTTCATTCAGTAGACACTTTGCGCGACACCCAATGACTGCATCGGCACTCAATAAAGTTGTAAAACATCATTGTCCTTGTCATGAACTCAAACGAGGAATTACCCAAACGCATTCAAGCGAAACAGTGCAAATTTGCATCGTACGATTGGTCATTTTATCCCTTCGAGTACACGTCAATTAAAGAACCCACTCCAATAAATATGCTCGTTATTTTACAGACTTTCGAGCAATCTCAACTTGCTCACTTTTGAAAGAGCAATATGAATAGTAAAATTAGACCTCGATAAAATTGAGCTCTAGTATGGGCACCATATTTTATTGAGGACTAATCTCTCCCTCGTCAGGGATTATCGTCACCGTGTGTCATTGCTaagtatgaggaaaaaacgaatttcgatCATTTGGATAAACATCAACAAAGTCTTTCTCAGTTTATTGCACTCGATATGAATATATTCGAATATTGCACCAAAATTCAAGGCGACGTGCTGTAACGAGGCGTACCCTTATTATGAGCTGAAGGAAAAAGGCACACACCCAGTACTAATCCGGATCCGTCGGATTAAATTATTTAATCTCACGTTCCACAATACTTAATCCCAATGAGCCACTGATTAGACTTTGCATACTGTTTTCAATTCCCTTCCATATTCATCGAACAACAACGTCGCAGATTCGACGAGCATGAAGCTTTTGCAGGTTTAAGATGATTCAGTCGGTTGTGGGGAAAGGGAAAGTCGTTGGCCCACcatttctttcgatttttttctgtctcccaaatgaaaaaatcctaACATCCAATGAAATAGCCAAACACGTTCATCGATTttgtttcattcaattttcgatgacgtttttttttgtatacttaATCTTTTTactctcgaaaaaaaacgaaaaagaatatCGAACCGTGATGAAAATCTGAGGGTCAAAtttgaatattatatttacaAATCGAGCTCAAATAAATTGATTTCAAATGatctataattatttttcattccagtctttttatgaataaaaaatagtaagtTGATTTGGAAAATGATTGGCTACAAATCGGTGGCCCCGCTCGTATCTCGTAAAAGTCAAGGCTAACGTTTAAAATATTCAGTCGGTGTAGGATTTAAGTCAGGATGGATGAATCGTGAAAGGGAGTGAGGGGAGAGGGGAAAAGCTTAATCGCGGGGGAATGTTAACAATCTCGACAGGTCTCTAATTCTTGACCTTGCTAGAGATCTTAACGCCTCTTCAACACGCCATGCGATTTATATTACACGAAATTACTGGGTACTATATTAGAGCGGACGATCTCGTACACGCTTTCGTTCttcctctccctttctctttttGACGGTTTTCTTTGACCCTCCAACattgaaggaaaaatcgaTACACCCGTATTATGAAGTCGACACGATGCGAGTATTCGCGAAGCTATAAAAACGTGGATCATGCTATACTGGCGAAAGTCGTAGTTTATGAGGGAAACTTTACTAAATAAATACatcgattttttatgttataaaaaatgatgatttttccGAAGATATTAATGGACGTCGTAATGCATCATTGAAAATTATAGACGATAAAACTTTTTAATCGAATGAAGTCATCTTGCTTCGATTTAGTTTAGATATTTTGATGCAGTTCATGTATTTGGCTAGTAGAGTCGGCGAATGAGTATCACAGAGTGTGTGGAGTGTTTAAAACATCGGAATACAGGCAATAACAATTTTGCAGCATACGAATGTACGAAATGCAGTAAAATCCATCCTTCGTGACGTCTCGTTCGAGATCGAGTGTGCCATTGAGAATTGCAACATTTATGGCATTTGTTACGGGCAGTGGAATATACAGAAATAAATGGGGATGGaaatgaaagtgaaaaaagtagaaaaaagtaAATCTATATATCTTATTTTACCGTAGATACAATGAATTCCTTTGCCAACAGGTTAACGTGATACACTTTAACGCCAACGGGTAACACGTTATACATTTTTATCCCTTcataaaataaacttttttgtgCACTCCGCTTTTTACGAAAACGTATCGCAATGTTACTAGTCTGCCGTGTGATTCTATCGGTATTCATTCCAACAACTTGCAGTTTGCTTTTTATTTGTCTAGGTAGTAAGTTTCTTACagctttgaaaataaatatacacATATTATAGTTCAACCTCTGTCTTATAGACATGAAGCGTAACACTTGTCGCATGTCATCCACCTTTGTATACCTGTCGCATAGTAATATGACTCTCATCGCCCGATTTTGCGATATCTGCTGTTTATTCAGCTCAGTTTCGCCCATACCAATTAGCAGCGTTGCACAATATTCAAAATATGGGACAATAATTGCTTTATATACCATACATCAGGTATATGCTGACAAGTACTGACCTACTCTGTTTAAGAAACTtattttttcccaatctttttcAGAATGTATTCGCAGTGGTCACTAAATcgtaatttattatcaataattattccCAAGTATTTCATAGTTTCCACTTGTTCCAGTTCGGTACCATCTAGGCATCGTACTGCAATATTCCCTCTTACTTCTTTCCGTATACTCCTGAGAATcgtatattttgttttctctgaattcatcttcaatttatttttattcatccaTTTTTCCACTACACTTATAGCCATATTCATTTTCCTTTCGAGATCCACAATACTTTCTCTActcaaataaattaaattatcATCTGCAAACATTTTGATTGTGCAATCTTCTGGGCATATTGCAATTATGTCGTTTATATACAGAATAAACAAGATAGGCCCTCACACGGACCCTTGTGGCACCCCATATATCGTATTTATCAGTTTCGATCAttcattattgaattttacCTGCTGAGTTCTATTTTGCAAATAAGAACGATACAATTCCAGAGCCTTTCCTCTAATTCCATACTGATATAATTTTTCTAATAATATTTCTCTATTTATAGTGTCAAAAGCTCGCTTTAAATCCATGAAAACAACCCCTACCATCGTATCCTCACTTATATCTAATTTCCATTCATCCACAACTGTTTGTAGTGCTGTTTCACACGAATAGTGTCTTCTGAATCCTGACTGATGATCTGTTATGGTGTCGTTCGCTTCTAAATAATTTTCGGTCTGTTTTTTACTACAAGTTCGAGTATACCTTCTCATGTATCGGCAACATACTAATGGGCCTATACTCACTCGCTTTTTTTGGCTTATCTATCTTTGGAATCGGtatgagagagagggagatacAGGGAGCAAAAGGTTTCTCTGTTCTATGCGGAATCTAGAATGACAATGGTTCGAATAAAgagtgagagcgagagagagagagagagagaactgTAGCGCCAGGACCTGTGGGataaaagtgtaaaaatgctGACAAGCGGATAATAGAGGAGGCAGTCAGTCACTTTGAGAGATGGCGTGGAACAGCAGTAGTAGAGAGAGGGATGTGGCGAGTAAGAATGAGAGTTATATACACAAGCAAGTATATACAAAAATGTGCAGATATACGTATACACAGAAAAGATTTTCTATACGTAATATGTACGTATACATAAAAGGGCTAAGGGGATGCTACGTTCGGTGAGGCATGAAAGGGAAAAAGATGGATGAACGCAAACGCGGTTAGCGTGTGCACGCGACTGAGAGAAACAGAATTTGCGGCGGGTAATAAATCATACTGGTCTCCTTTTCCGTGTTCCTCTTCCCATACAGCGTGCGggtaaagagaaaaagagtgagaaggtgagagaaagagagagaaagaaataaaggaa
This genomic window contains:
- the LOC122407804 gene encoding zinc finger protein Noc-like, with the translated sequence MVVLEEGGMLTTGHNQYLQPDYLSPLPTTLDAKKSPLAMLVQTCSQIGADPPTKPLISPLEKSSKGMSGANARSPPAAKMERTRSSPSEPKPLGFKPYEMNVLSKKSSGSDDGRPASKASVHSLSGQECASATTPSDNNNVDKKSSGSRTPMGRKSASPSSNQGINTTTPAVGSTGNSPSGDRKTPVSSHEREKSNDSPRNNNGASPIIRSGMEILSGGRHPKDLGAYKHSAGLAGFGAGNPLCCPPGLAENPAFRPPFAGASPFSHHHAAAAAALLGYPSAAPGAGSPYLSYARVKTPAGGEALVPVCKDPYCTGCQYSMHNAQMMMGAGSCPSGCTQCDHQKYGLAMALSSMGQMPPPSLSYPSSLNPAAGGRQNICSWIAGDTVCGKHFTTSEELLQHLRSHTSLASGGGSAADHATTAALLGAQHPLLSPSAALHRAAAGASYPAPSLSPLSARYHPYGKPPTGPLPASLAASPYSAFNALGPYYSPYAIYGQRIGAAVHP